A genome region from Camarhynchus parvulus chromosome 15, STF_HiC, whole genome shotgun sequence includes the following:
- the CCDC62 gene encoding coiled-coil domain-containing protein 62 isoform X1 — protein sequence MSSSLQRSASPQAFSPDHKNSIIRRQRQELKLLIAELKDRDKELNDMVEVHERHIQAWEDDRQKILTLAERCSSLTSELNERNAVIKSLTKKLKLLESQHNDSKITLESTQQKFKELTQKVTDSSVHCQALEEKNQSLHCSVLELSAKTGQLQAREQELLSMLQMKDKALIETTDQITEVTSKFKTLENALRTAKLDEFTRNREHQDLKVTLNDVMSQVNKMKDILSEKMKESSKNQEEISHLKQENGCLRSELILAVEEAQRKDQLFQFAKSKQVRIERELSSLRQVCVKQQRDLHFLHVNFDSSQESRQKLENASSGKSSGATFSASESPSSKTDKGRTEGSHGMCEECGTAPVPASRVKATPEKCEVDNRQLLNASDLEETASALLNQCQKAVKGLALPVEEGEKQDVTSSFDELDSEKFHEVNNTRPLRNREIGENEMKSTDQKTFEVSLPSYDRWLKIKSRVDLQSTLIQSSSTSDKTDNGNKTWEERSDTESGQKSRETPATCKSDSDSSINNFIVIKDKQWKPLSDLEWLEIFKPKKRDGNTSRGRDYSCLETAQEMKCTCSKRL from the exons ATGAGTTCATCACTACAGCGTTCTGCTTCGCCCCAG GCATTTAGCCCCGATCACAAGAACAGCATCATTAGGAGGCAGAGACAGGAGCTCAAGCTTTTAATTGCAGAACTGAAAGATCGTGACAAAGAGCTCAATGACATGGTGGAAGTGCATGAGAGGCACATCCAGGCCTGGGAAGATGATCGCCAAAAAATACTGACTTTAGCAGAACGATGCAGCTCGTTAACTA GTGAGCTGAATGAGAGAAATGCAGTTATAAAATCGCTGACCAAAAAGTTAAAGTTATTAGAATCCCAGCATAATGACAGTAAGATAACACTTGAAAGCACACAACAGAAGTTTAAAGAGCTCACTCAAAAAGTCACAGATTCATCTGTTCACTGCCAGGCTCTGGAG GAGAAAAATCAGAGTCTCCACTGCTCAGTTTTGGAACTGTCTGCTAAAACAGGCCAGCTGCAAGCCAGGGAACAGGAGCTTCTCTCTATGCTTCAGATGAAG GACAAGGCCTTAATTGAAACAACTGATCAGATTACTGAGGTTACATCTAAATTTAAAACCCTGGAGAATGCCCTGCGTACAGCAAAGTTGGATGAATTCACTCGCAACAGGGAGCACCAAGACCTCAAGGTGACACTGAACGATGTCATGAGCCAAGTAAATAAGATGAAAG atatCCTCTCTGAAAAGATGAAAGAGAGCAGCAAGAACCAGGAAGAAATCAGTCACCTGAAACAAGAAAACGGCTGCTTGAGGAGTGAGCTGATACTGGCAG TGGAAGAAGCCCAGAGAAAGGATCAACTTTTTCAGTTTGCCAAGTCGAAGCAAGTGCGGATTGAAAGAGAATTGTCCAGTTTGCGACAG GTCTGTGTAAAACAGCAGCGGGACTTGCACTTCCTCCATGTCAACTTTGATAGCTCTCAGGAATCCAGGCAAAAACTTGAAAATGCATCAAGTGGAAAGAG CTCAGGGGCCACATTCTCTGCCTCTGAAAGCCCCAGCAGCAAGACAGACAAGGGTAGGACTGAGGGCAGCCACGGGATGTGCGAGGAGTGTGGAACTGCACCAGTTCCAGCAAGTAGGGTAAAAGCCACCCCTGAGAAGTGTGAAGTAGATAATAGACAGTTACTGAATGCTTCAGACTTGGAGGAAACTGCCTCAGCGTTGTTAAACCAGTGTCAAAAAGCCGTGAAAGGCTTGGCCCTGCCTgtggaagaaggagaaaagcaggatgTTACATCAAGCTTTGATGAGCTAGACAGTGAAAAATTTCATGAGGTAAACAACACAAGGCCATTGAGAAACAGGGAAAttggagaaaatgaaatgaaaagcacagACCAAAAAACCTTTGAGGTGTCTTTGCCTTCATATGATCGTTGGCTTAAAATCAAATCTCGTGTAGATTTGCAAAGCACTTTaatccagagcagcagcacgtCTGACAAAACTGATAATGGAAACAAAACCTGGGAAGAGAGATCTGACACTGAGTCTGGCCAAAAAAGCAGAGAGACTCCTGCCACTTGCAAGTCTGACTCTGATTCCAGTATTAATAACTTCATTGTAATTAAAGACAAACAGTGGAAGCCACTCTCAGATCTGGAATGGCTGGAGATTTTCAAGCCCAAAAAGAGAGATGGAAATACAAGCCGTGGAAGAGATTACAGCTGTTTGGAGACTGCACAAGAGATGAAATGTACCTGCTCAAAAAGGTTATGA
- the CCDC62 gene encoding coiled-coil domain-containing protein 62 isoform X2 has translation MSSSLQRSASPQAFSPDHKNSIIRRQRQELKLLIAELKDRDKELNDMVEVHERHIQAWEDDRQKILTLAERCSSLTSELNERNAVIKSLTKKLKLLESQHNDSKITLESTQQKFKELTQKVTDSSVHCQALEEKNQSLHCSVLELSAKTGQLQAREQELLSMLQMKDKALIETTDQITEVTSKFKTLENALRTAKLDEFTRNREHQDLKVTLNDVMSQVNKMKDILSEKMKESSKNQEEISHLKQENGCLRSELILAVEEAQRKDQLFQFAKSKQVRIERELSSLRQVCVKQQRDLHFLHVNFDSSQESRQKLENASSGKSEENVDLNSLHLASPLLASTEKSNKTQSSGKSSDEDSPLDINDLAVTKPTKRYCMNTDTSSLFWKLERSLAQSRQMLTDLELSLLHTSIPNTTNKNKRKKLVPTQR, from the exons ATGAGTTCATCACTACAGCGTTCTGCTTCGCCCCAG GCATTTAGCCCCGATCACAAGAACAGCATCATTAGGAGGCAGAGACAGGAGCTCAAGCTTTTAATTGCAGAACTGAAAGATCGTGACAAAGAGCTCAATGACATGGTGGAAGTGCATGAGAGGCACATCCAGGCCTGGGAAGATGATCGCCAAAAAATACTGACTTTAGCAGAACGATGCAGCTCGTTAACTA GTGAGCTGAATGAGAGAAATGCAGTTATAAAATCGCTGACCAAAAAGTTAAAGTTATTAGAATCCCAGCATAATGACAGTAAGATAACACTTGAAAGCACACAACAGAAGTTTAAAGAGCTCACTCAAAAAGTCACAGATTCATCTGTTCACTGCCAGGCTCTGGAG GAGAAAAATCAGAGTCTCCACTGCTCAGTTTTGGAACTGTCTGCTAAAACAGGCCAGCTGCAAGCCAGGGAACAGGAGCTTCTCTCTATGCTTCAGATGAAG GACAAGGCCTTAATTGAAACAACTGATCAGATTACTGAGGTTACATCTAAATTTAAAACCCTGGAGAATGCCCTGCGTACAGCAAAGTTGGATGAATTCACTCGCAACAGGGAGCACCAAGACCTCAAGGTGACACTGAACGATGTCATGAGCCAAGTAAATAAGATGAAAG atatCCTCTCTGAAAAGATGAAAGAGAGCAGCAAGAACCAGGAAGAAATCAGTCACCTGAAACAAGAAAACGGCTGCTTGAGGAGTGAGCTGATACTGGCAG TGGAAGAAGCCCAGAGAAAGGATCAACTTTTTCAGTTTGCCAAGTCGAAGCAAGTGCGGATTGAAAGAGAATTGTCCAGTTTGCGACAG GTCTGTGTAAAACAGCAGCGGGACTTGCACTTCCTCCATGTCAACTTTGATAGCTCTCAGGAATCCAGGCAAAAACTTGAAAATGCATCAAGTGGAAAGAG tgaagAAAACGTGGATCTGAATTCCCTCCACTTGGCTTCTCCTCTTTTGGCATCCACTGAGAAGAGCAACAAGACTCAAAGTTCTGGGAAATCATCTGATGAAGATTCCCCTCTGGACATCAATGACCTGGCAGTGACCAAACCAACAAAGAGATACTGCATGAACACA gacaCCAGTTCCCTGTTCTGGAAGCTGGAGCGCTCGTTGGCCCAGTCCCGACAGATGCTGACTGATCTGGAGCTCAGCCTTCTCCACACGAGCATTCCCAACACCACCAACAAGAATAAG aggaagaagttggTTCCAACACAGAGGTAA
- the DENR gene encoding density-regulated protein yields MATDVAEPVVPECRGDGRSGARSDADYPLRVLYCGVCSLPTEYCEYMPDVTKCRQWLEKNFPDEFAKLTVENSPKQETGVGEGQGNVGGGEEEEKKKQKRGGRGQIKQKKKTVPQKVTIAKIPRAKKKYVTRVCGLATFEIDLKEAQRFFAQKFSCGASVTGEDEIIIQGDFTDDIIDVIQEKWPEVDDDSIEDLGEVKK; encoded by the exons ATGGCCACGGATGTGGCCGAGCCCGTGGTCCCTGAGTGCAGAGGGGACGGCAGGAGCGGAGCCAGGTCCGATGCTGATTACCCCCTGCGAGTGCTCTACTGTGGAG TCTGTTCGTTGCCAACAGAG TACTGTGAATACATGCCTGATGTGACTAAATGCAGACAATGGTTAGAAAAGAATTTTCCAGATGAGTTTGCAAAACTTACAGTAG AAAATTCACCTAAACAGGAAACTGGGGTTGGAGAAGGCCAAGGAAATGTGGGCggaggagaagaagaggagaagaagaagcaaAAGAGAG GTGGAAGGGGTCAGataaaacagaagaagaagacTGTACCACAGAAAGTTACGATAGCTAAAATTcccagagcaaagaaaaaatacgTCACAAGAGTGTGTGGCCTTGCCACATTTG AGATTGATCTTAAGGAAGCACAAAGGTTTTTTGCTCAGAAATTTTCCTGCGGTGCCTCAGTAACAGGAGAAGATGAAATCATCATTCAGGGGGACTTCACAGATGACATTATTGATGTAATCCAGGAGAAGTGGCCTGAG GTGGATGATGACAGCATTGAAGATCTTGGAGAAGTCAAGAAGTGA
- the ARPC3 gene encoding actin-related protein 2/3 complex subunit 3, whose protein sequence is MPAYHSTLMDSDTKLIGNMALLPIRSQFKGPAPRETKDTDIIDEAIYYFKANVFFKNYEIKNEADRTLIYVTLYISECLKKLQKCNSKGQGEKEMYTLGITNFPIPGEPGFPLNAIYAKPANKQEEEVMRAYLQQLRQETGLRLCDKVFDPQSDKPSKWWICFVKRQFMNKSLSGPGQ, encoded by the exons ATGCCG GCTTACCACTCCACTTTAATGGACTCAGACACCAAGCTAATTGGGAACATGGCACTGTTACCTATCAGAAGCCAATTCAAGGGCCCAGCACCTCGAGAAA CTAAGGACACAGATATTATCGATGAAGCCATCTACTACTTCAAAGCtaatgttttcttcaaaaattatgaaattaag AATGAGGCTGACAGAACACTGATCTATGTCACCCTCTACATTTCTGAGTGCctgaaaaagctgcaaaag TGTAACTCCAAAGgccagggagagaaggaaatgtaCACACTGGGAATCACTAACTTCCCAATCCCAGGAGAGCCTGGCTTTCCACTGAACGCCATTTATGCCAAACCTGCCAACAAGCAGGAGGAAG aggTGATGAGGGCctacctgcagcagctgaggcaaGAGACCGGCCTTCGCCTGTGTGACAAAGTGTTTGATCCTCAGAGCGACAAGCCAAGCAAG TGGTGGATCTGCTTTGTGAAGAGGCAGTTCATGAACAAGAGTCTCTCAGGCCCTGGGCAGTGA
- the GPN3 gene encoding GPN-loop GTPase 3: protein MPRYAQLVMGPAGSGKSTYCSTMVQHCEALGRAVQVVNLDPAAELFSYPVMADIRELIEVDDVMEDESLRFGPNGGLVFCMEYFANNFSWLEESLGHVEDDYVLFDCPGQIELYTHLPVMKQLVEQLQQWEFRVCGVFLVDSQFMVESFKFISGILAALSAMISLEIPQINVMTKMDLLSKKAKKEIEKYLDPDMYSMIEDSTNILKSKRFKKLTKSICGLIDDYGMVRFLPLDRSDEESINIVLQHIDFTIQYGEDLEFKEPKECEEDKSPLVDEYFQDRVDE from the exons ATGCCCCGGTACGCGCAGCTGGTGATGGGCCCGGCGGGCAGCGGGAAG AGCACGTACTGCTCCACCATGGTGCAGCACTGCGAGGCGCTGGGCCGCGCCGTGCAGGTGGTGAACCTGGACCCGGCGGCCGAGCTCTTCAGCTACCCCGTCATGGCAG acatccgCGAGCTGATAGAAGTGGACGATGTCATGGAAGATGAGTCCCTGAGGTTTGGCCCCAATGGTGGCTTGGTGTTTTGCATGGAATACTTTGCCAATAACTTCAGCTGGCTGGAGGAGAGCCTCGGGCACGTGGAGGATGACTATGTTTTGTTTGATTGCCCAG GTCAGATTGAGCTCTACACACACCTGCCAGTGATGAAGCAGTtggtggagcagctgcagcagtgggaatTCCGTGTCTGTGGAGTTTTCCTCGTGGATTCTCAGTTCATGGTGGAATCTTTCAAG TTTATTTCTGGAATCCTGGCAGCTCTCAGTGCAATGATATCTTTGGAGATCCCACAGATTAACGTCATGACCAAAATGGATTTGCTGAGCAAGAAAGCCaagaaggaaatagaaaa GTACTTGGATCCAGATATGTATTCTATGATTGAAGATTCTACAAATATATTGAAAAGCAAAAGGTTTAAAAAACTGACCAAATCTATATGTGGATTG ATTGATGACTATGGCATGGTTCGATTCCTGCCTTTGGATCGCTCTGATGAGGAAAGCATCAACATCGTCCTGCAGCACATCGACTTCACCATTCAGTACGGAGAGGATCTGGAATTTAAAGAACCAAAG gaaTGTGAAGAAGATAAATCTCCTCTTGTGGATGAATACTTTCAAGATCGTGTGGATGAGTAA